In the genome of Streptomyces collinus, one region contains:
- a CDS encoding GGDEF domain-containing protein, with protein MHSWTDTLRFAFQPVVNLTTGAVAGLEILARPETGDVLAEARRDPGLDARLAVSAVRAAARRETLLPLFVNVFAGTLADLGGLSSLHEAVREAGRLPWEVTIDLCPPYTHVPQKALLEAVATLRGQGFRICADGIGDGDVPLRLLSDLSPGLLKLDASLLARPAVVRSMRTLCDELGALLAVEGVETEGQCAAALASGAQLAQGELFAPPARLPAADVYVPPRSPAEPGAPRTGPSVREFVRPAALLPATASAGQVRALLTGSPDVSGVLLVDTAGVPVRSVHRSRFLLSMSGRYGHALYADRPAAKLGDPPRTVGVDATAWEVLDVVAVGGRDRTSDDVAVVDEHGRCMGAVRLADLVRALAETRVEEAAGLNPLTRLPGSDAITDEVDRRIAAGRAFALSWLDVDHFKQVNDGAGFAAGDELIRAVGRALQRASSEGSRVGHIGGDDFLVLADPDGLDPLAASVLGADWSAGGRPVTLSLATVVCAPGSVTDHRQAAACLAPLKKAAKALHGASWVLGRAGVPGHEARRGSRPTPASAGRGVAVERGVQGV; from the coding sequence GTGCACTCCTGGACGGACACTCTCCGCTTCGCCTTCCAACCGGTGGTCAATCTGACGACCGGCGCGGTCGCGGGGCTGGAGATACTCGCCCGGCCGGAGACCGGCGACGTCCTTGCGGAGGCCCGCCGGGACCCCGGGCTCGACGCCCGACTGGCCGTGTCGGCCGTTCGCGCGGCGGCGCGCAGGGAGACCTTGCTTCCGCTGTTCGTCAACGTGTTCGCCGGGACACTCGCGGACCTCGGCGGGCTCTCGTCGCTGCACGAGGCCGTGCGGGAGGCGGGGCGACTGCCCTGGGAGGTCACGATCGACCTCTGCCCGCCCTACACGCATGTGCCGCAGAAGGCTCTGCTGGAGGCGGTGGCCACGCTGCGCGGGCAGGGTTTCCGGATCTGCGCGGACGGGATCGGCGACGGGGACGTGCCCTTGCGGCTGCTCTCGGACCTCTCCCCCGGCCTGTTGAAGCTGGACGCCTCGCTGCTGGCGCGACCGGCGGTGGTGCGGTCGATGCGGACGCTGTGCGACGAGCTGGGGGCGCTCCTGGCCGTGGAGGGCGTCGAGACCGAGGGGCAGTGTGCGGCGGCGCTGGCGAGCGGGGCGCAACTGGCACAGGGCGAGCTGTTCGCACCGCCGGCGCGCCTGCCCGCCGCGGACGTCTACGTCCCGCCACGCTCCCCCGCCGAGCCGGGCGCACCACGGACCGGGCCGTCGGTGCGGGAGTTCGTCCGGCCGGCCGCTCTGCTGCCGGCCACCGCGTCCGCAGGGCAGGTGCGTGCCCTGCTGACAGGGTCGCCGGACGTGTCCGGGGTGCTGCTCGTGGACACCGCCGGGGTGCCGGTCCGGTCGGTGCACCGCTCCCGCTTCCTGCTGTCGATGTCGGGGCGCTACGGACACGCCCTGTACGCCGACCGGCCCGCGGCCAAACTCGGTGACCCGCCGCGGACGGTGGGCGTCGACGCGACGGCCTGGGAAGTCCTGGACGTGGTGGCGGTCGGAGGGCGGGACCGCACGTCGGACGACGTTGCCGTGGTGGACGAGCACGGGCGGTGCATGGGGGCCGTGCGGCTCGCGGATCTCGTGCGGGCGCTGGCCGAGACGCGGGTGGAGGAGGCTGCGGGGCTCAATCCGCTGACGCGTCTGCCCGGCTCGGACGCGATCACCGACGAGGTGGACCGGCGGATCGCTGCGGGGCGGGCGTTCGCGTTGAGCTGGCTGGACGTCGACCACTTCAAGCAGGTCAACGACGGGGCCGGGTTCGCGGCGGGCGACGAGCTGATCCGGGCGGTGGGCCGTGCGCTGCAGCGTGCCTCGTCGGAGGGCTCGCGCGTGGGGCACATCGGCGGGGACGACTTCCTGGTGCTCGCCGATCCGGACGGTCTCGATCCGCTGGCCGCTTCGGTGCTGGGCGCCGACTGGTCGGCCGGGGGCAGGCCGGTCACGCTGTCCCTCGCGACGGTGGTGTGCGCGCCGGGCAGTGTGACCGACCACCGGCAGGCGGCGGCCTGCCTGGCTCCGTTGAAGAAGGCGGCGAAGGCGCTGCACGGGGCGAGTTGGGTGCTGGGCCGGGCGGGCGTGCCGGGCCATGAAGCCCGCAGGGGCTCGCGACCGACGCCGGCGTCGGCGGGGCGCGGAGTGGCGGTCGAGAGGGGCGTACAGGGCGTCTGA
- a CDS encoding glycoside hydrolase family 31 protein: MNGRDLVRSVKAVASVGAAQGLRTVRAAWRRHRADATWLPARGTERARVPGLVEDAEPGPGGGVVRFSRSELRILVAVNGAVFWGWDGAEPEPSYALAGRCPEPDPRAVLEPDKDGGWRVVAERVTVVVSRHGAVEVLTPGGVTLRRDLPPRWWEPVGGGPARWMQRSEVGADARFFGLGGRASGPRLPDGTYRLWNTDPGRSFAPGDDPLYITMPVQLVVSDGGTHLAFHDSSWDGTVTLREGEEGAGSGHDRAGTSELRMDGGPLRCWVMVGTPARVLLAWASLTGAPALPPAWALGHHHARWGFGSEQEVRRIVTGYLERGLPLDAVHLDIDHLEGHQVFTVDQDRFPKLPVLAEELRRDGVRLVSIVDPAVRALPGHAVYDGGAAEDAFVRGASGDVVEGVAWSGEAVFPDFTHARVREWWGGLYEERLAQGFSGFWHDLNEPTSFTAFGESTLPRSARHSLEGRGGDHREAHNVYALCMARAAYEGLRKLAPEERPFLFSRSGWAGMQRYGGTWSGDVATGWPGLRASLALVMGLGLCGVPYSGPDVGGFDGDPSPELYLRWFQLGAYLPLFRTHASLRAGRREPWEFGGEVLEHARVALVERRRLLPYFMTLAHLARRTGAPYVRPLWWTAPEERALRECQDAFLLGDSLLVAPVLDPGADRRAVQLPRGRWYDTATGRAYEGPGKVLVDAPLSRIPVLARAGAVLPVRGEDGGLELEVWAPARGRTGGGLVVPDGGDGWDEPEIERYTARWVGSRVVVERAGEDGGGAPPYPVRVRGTGER, translated from the coding sequence ATGAACGGTCGTGACCTGGTGCGTTCGGTGAAAGCGGTGGCTTCGGTGGGGGCGGCGCAGGGTCTGCGTACCGTACGAGCAGCGTGGCGCAGGCACCGGGCCGACGCCACCTGGCTGCCGGCGCGGGGGACGGAGCGTGCGCGGGTGCCCGGGCTCGTGGAGGACGCGGAGCCGGGGCCGGGTGGCGGCGTCGTCCGGTTCAGCCGGTCGGAGCTGCGGATTCTGGTCGCCGTGAACGGGGCCGTGTTCTGGGGTTGGGACGGGGCGGAGCCCGAGCCGTCGTACGCGCTGGCCGGCCGCTGCCCGGAGCCCGATCCGCGGGCGGTCCTGGAGCCGGACAAGGACGGTGGCTGGCGTGTGGTGGCCGAGCGGGTGACGGTGGTGGTCTCGCGGCACGGCGCGGTGGAGGTGCTCACTCCGGGTGGTGTGACCCTGCGGCGTGATCTGCCGCCGCGGTGGTGGGAGCCGGTCGGTGGCGGTCCGGCGCGGTGGATGCAGCGGTCCGAGGTGGGCGCCGACGCGCGGTTCTTCGGACTCGGGGGGCGTGCCTCGGGCCCCCGGCTGCCGGACGGGACGTACCGGCTGTGGAACACCGATCCGGGCCGTTCCTTCGCTCCGGGGGACGACCCGCTGTACATCACGATGCCGGTGCAGCTGGTGGTGTCCGACGGAGGTACGCATCTGGCGTTCCACGACAGCTCGTGGGACGGCACGGTGACGTTGCGGGAGGGCGAGGAGGGCGCGGGTTCGGGGCACGACCGTGCCGGGACGAGCGAGTTGCGCATGGACGGTGGTCCGCTGCGCTGCTGGGTGATGGTGGGCACTCCCGCGCGCGTGCTGCTCGCCTGGGCGTCGCTCACCGGGGCGCCCGCGCTGCCGCCCGCGTGGGCGCTCGGGCACCATCACGCGCGGTGGGGGTTCGGCAGCGAGCAGGAGGTGCGGCGGATCGTCACGGGATACCTGGAACGCGGTCTGCCGCTGGATGCCGTGCACCTGGACATCGACCACCTGGAGGGACATCAGGTCTTCACCGTCGACCAGGACCGCTTCCCGAAGTTGCCCGTCCTGGCAGAGGAGCTCCGGCGGGACGGCGTCAGGCTGGTGTCGATCGTCGACCCGGCGGTGAGGGCCCTGCCCGGCCATGCGGTGTACGACGGCGGGGCCGCCGAGGACGCGTTCGTGAGGGGCGCCTCTGGGGACGTGGTGGAGGGGGTCGCGTGGTCCGGGGAGGCGGTGTTTCCCGATTTCACGCACGCGCGCGTGCGTGAGTGGTGGGGCGGGCTCTACGAGGAGCGGCTCGCCCAGGGCTTCTCGGGTTTCTGGCACGACCTGAACGAACCCACGTCGTTCACCGCCTTCGGTGAGTCGACGCTGCCGCGGTCGGCCCGGCACTCCCTGGAGGGGCGGGGCGGTGACCATCGCGAGGCGCACAACGTCTACGCGCTGTGCATGGCCAGGGCGGCCTACGAAGGCCTGCGGAAGCTCGCTCCCGAGGAGCGGCCGTTCCTGTTCTCCCGCTCCGGGTGGGCCGGTATGCAGCGCTACGGAGGGACGTGGTCGGGGGACGTGGCCACCGGCTGGCCGGGGCTGCGGGCCTCGCTGGCCCTGGTGATGGGGCTCGGGCTGTGCGGTGTCCCGTACTCGGGGCCCGACGTCGGGGGCTTCGACGGGGATCCGTCCCCCGAGCTGTATCTGCGGTGGTTCCAGCTGGGCGCTTATCTGCCGCTGTTCCGTACGCACGCGAGTCTGCGGGCGGGGCGCAGGGAGCCGTGGGAGTTCGGTGGCGAGGTGCTGGAGCACGCGCGCGTGGCGCTCGTCGAACGCCGGAGGCTGCTGCCGTACTTCATGACGCTGGCGCATCTGGCGCGGCGTACGGGAGCGCCCTACGTGCGGCCTCTGTGGTGGACGGCGCCGGAGGAGCGGGCGCTGCGGGAGTGTCAGGACGCCTTTCTGCTGGGTGACAGCCTGCTGGTGGCGCCGGTGCTGGACCCGGGCGCCGACCGGCGTGCGGTGCAGTTGCCGCGGGGGCGCTGGTACGACACCGCGACAGGGCGGGCGTACGAGGGGCCGGGGAAGGTGCTCGTCGACGCGCCCCTGTCGCGCATCCCCGTGCTGGCACGCGCGGGTGCCGTGCTTCCGGTGCGCGGGGAGGACGGCGGGCTGGAACTGGAGGTGTGGGCGCCCGCCCGGGGGCGGACCGGGGGCGGGCTGGTCGTGCCGGACGGGGGCGACGGGTGGGACGAGCCTGAGATCGAGCGCTACACCGCTCGGTGGGTGGGCTCGCGGGTGGTCGTGGAGCGGGCGGGTGAGGACGGCGGGGGCGCGCCGCCCTACCCGGTGCGCGTCCGCGGGACCGGTGAGCGGTGA
- a CDS encoding MIP/aquaporin family protein, translating to MTNGDIFVGEMIGTAILILFGAGVCAAVTLRFSKARAAGWVVIAFGWGFGVLAGAYTAAPLSGGHLNPAVTFGLAVDTGVWDKVWVYLLGQITGAMIGAVLAYLVYLAQFQANVRKTGTTEGTVDEPVPTLGIFSTIPEIRNPVANLITEILATIALVLPLLALVGSNRHVEGIGIGLIEGGEGIYGSGIAILLVSFLVVGIGLSLGGPTGYAINPARDLGPRIIHAILPIPNKGTSDWGYSWIPVVGPLIGGLLGGVIYNAAF from the coding sequence ATGACTAACGGAGACATTTTCGTCGGCGAGATGATCGGCACGGCGATTCTGATCCTGTTCGGTGCCGGCGTGTGTGCCGCCGTCACCCTCAGGTTCTCGAAAGCCCGAGCCGCGGGGTGGGTGGTGATCGCGTTCGGCTGGGGCTTCGGCGTGCTGGCAGGCGCGTACACCGCCGCTCCCCTCTCCGGAGGGCACCTCAACCCGGCTGTCACCTTCGGCCTGGCCGTCGACACCGGCGTGTGGGACAAGGTGTGGGTCTACCTACTGGGACAGATCACCGGCGCCATGATCGGGGCCGTCCTCGCCTACCTCGTGTACTTGGCCCAGTTCCAGGCGAACGTGCGGAAGACGGGCACCACGGAAGGCACGGTGGACGAGCCGGTTCCGACGCTGGGCATCTTCTCCACGATCCCCGAGATCCGTAATCCGGTGGCCAACCTGATCACCGAGATCCTCGCCACCATCGCCCTGGTGCTTCCCCTCCTCGCCCTGGTGGGCAGCAACAGGCACGTCGAGGGCATCGGCATCGGTTTGATCGAGGGCGGGGAGGGCATCTACGGGTCCGGCATCGCGATCCTTCTGGTCTCCTTCCTGGTCGTCGGCATCGGCCTGTCCCTGGGTGGCCCCACCGGCTATGCCATCAACCCGGCGCGTGACCTCGGCCCGCGCATCATCCACGCCATCCTGCCGATCCCGAACAAGGGCACCTCCGACTGGGGCTACTCGTGGATCCCCGTCGTCGGACCACTGATCGGCGGCCTCCTGGGTGGCGTCATCTACAACGCAGCCTTCTGA
- a CDS encoding M15 family metallopeptidase, translating into MTRLTTVARALITAFAAVLASTAPTATARASSDPKAPGDFVALRSVDPTIIQEMRYVTPHTFVGERIDGYRQPICILTRPAAEALHKAQRKLLHQGYTLKVYDCYRPQRAVDHFVRWAEDLDDEAMKGEFYPNVDKARLFADGYIAAKSGHSRGSTLDVTLVRLPAKPTRPYRPGEPLVPCFAPQNERFPDNSVDMGTGFDCFDTLSHTLDPRIQGRQRHNRLLLKSTLEGLGFVNLAEEWWHYTFKPEVYPDTYFDFPVSRKSLTSAH; encoded by the coding sequence ATGACACGACTCACCACCGTGGCACGTGCCCTGATCACCGCGTTCGCCGCCGTCCTGGCATCGACCGCCCCCACCGCGACCGCCCGGGCCAGCAGCGATCCCAAGGCGCCGGGGGACTTCGTGGCGCTGAGAAGCGTTGACCCGACGATCATCCAGGAGATGCGCTACGTCACCCCGCACACCTTCGTCGGCGAGCGCATCGACGGCTACCGGCAGCCCATCTGCATCCTCACCCGCCCCGCCGCAGAAGCCCTCCACAAGGCCCAGCGGAAGCTCCTGCACCAGGGCTACACGCTCAAGGTGTACGACTGCTACCGGCCACAACGGGCGGTGGACCACTTCGTCCGCTGGGCCGAGGATCTCGACGACGAGGCCATGAAGGGCGAGTTCTACCCGAACGTCGACAAGGCCCGGCTGTTCGCCGACGGGTACATCGCGGCGAAATCCGGCCACAGTCGCGGTTCCACCCTGGACGTCACGCTCGTCCGGCTCCCGGCGAAGCCGACCAGGCCCTACCGTCCAGGAGAGCCCCTCGTGCCGTGCTTCGCTCCCCAGAACGAGCGGTTCCCCGACAACTCGGTCGACATGGGGACCGGATTCGACTGCTTCGACACCCTCTCGCACACCCTCGACCCCCGCATCCAGGGCCGACAGCGCCACAACCGGCTGCTCCTCAAGAGCACCCTGGAAGGGCTCGGCTTCGTGAACCTGGCAGAGGAGTGGTGGCACTACACCTTCAAGCCAGAGGTCTATCCGGACACCTACTTCGACTTCCCCGTGTCCAGGAAGTCGCTGACCAGCGCCCACTGA
- a CDS encoding acetoacetate--CoA ligase, with protein MPTDSFQPLWQPDPGRIARARITRFQAWAAEHHGAPAEGGYAALQRWSVDDLDTFWKAVTEWFDVRFSHPYARVLGDRSMPGAQWFPEATLNYAEHALRAADTRADEPALLYVDETHEPRPVTWAELRRQVGSLAAELRALGVRPGDRVSGYLPNVPQAVVALLATAAVGAVWTSCAPDFGARSVLDRFQQVEPVVLFTVDGYRYGGKEHDRRDVVTELRRELPTLRAVIHIPLLGTEAPEGALDWSALTTADTEPVFEQVPFDHPLWVLYSSGTTGLPKAIVQSQGGILVEHLKQLGLHCDLGPEDRFFWYTSTGWMMWNFLVSGLLTGTTIVLYDGSPGYPDTGAQWRIAERTKATLYGTSAAYVMACRKADVHPSRDFDLSSVQCVATTGSPLPPDGFRWLHDEVRDDLWIASVSGGTDVCSCFAGAVPTLPVHVGELQAPCLGTDLQSWDPNGGPLVDEVGELVVTNPMPSMPIHFWNDPDGSRYHDSYFDTYPGVWRHGDWITVTSRGSVVIHGRSDSTLNRQGVRMGSADIYEAVERLPEIRESLVIGIEQPDGGYWMPLFVHLAPGAVLDEALLSRIKQTIREQLSPRHVPDEIIEVPGVPHTLTGKRIEVPVKRLLQGTPLEKAVNPGSIDNLDLLNFYEDLARKRA; from the coding sequence ATGCCGACCGACAGTTTCCAGCCGCTCTGGCAGCCCGACCCCGGGCGCATCGCCCGGGCACGGATCACCAGGTTCCAGGCCTGGGCCGCCGAACACCACGGCGCCCCCGCCGAAGGCGGCTACGCGGCCCTGCAGCGCTGGTCCGTCGACGACCTGGACACCTTCTGGAAAGCCGTCACCGAGTGGTTCGACGTCCGCTTCTCCCACCCCTACGCGCGCGTGCTGGGCGACCGCTCGATGCCGGGCGCCCAGTGGTTCCCCGAAGCGACCCTCAACTACGCCGAACACGCTCTGCGCGCGGCCGACACCCGCGCGGACGAACCGGCCCTCCTGTACGTCGACGAGACCCACGAACCACGCCCCGTCACCTGGGCCGAGCTGCGCCGTCAGGTGGGCTCCCTCGCCGCTGAACTGCGCGCCCTCGGAGTACGCCCCGGCGACCGCGTCAGCGGCTACCTCCCGAACGTCCCGCAGGCGGTGGTCGCCCTCCTCGCCACAGCCGCCGTCGGCGCGGTCTGGACGTCCTGCGCACCCGACTTCGGCGCCCGCAGCGTCCTCGACCGCTTCCAGCAGGTCGAACCCGTGGTGCTCTTCACGGTCGACGGCTACCGCTACGGCGGCAAGGAGCACGACCGGCGCGACGTCGTCACCGAACTGCGCCGCGAACTGCCCACCCTGCGCGCAGTGATCCACATCCCGCTCCTCGGCACCGAGGCACCCGAGGGCGCCCTGGACTGGTCGGCCCTCACCACGGCCGACACCGAGCCCGTCTTCGAGCAGGTGCCCTTCGACCACCCCCTGTGGGTGCTCTACTCCTCCGGCACGACCGGACTGCCCAAGGCCATCGTCCAGTCCCAGGGCGGCATCCTGGTCGAGCACCTCAAGCAACTCGGCCTGCACTGCGACCTCGGCCCCGAGGACCGCTTCTTCTGGTACACCTCGACCGGCTGGATGATGTGGAACTTCCTCGTCTCCGGCCTGCTCACCGGCACCACGATCGTCCTCTACGACGGCAGCCCCGGCTACCCCGACACCGGCGCCCAGTGGCGGATCGCCGAACGCACGAAAGCCACCCTCTACGGCACCTCGGCCGCCTACGTCATGGCGTGCCGCAAGGCCGACGTGCACCCCTCCCGCGACTTCGACCTGTCCTCCGTCCAGTGCGTCGCCACCACCGGCTCGCCCCTGCCGCCCGACGGCTTCCGCTGGCTCCACGACGAGGTCCGCGACGACCTGTGGATCGCCTCCGTCAGCGGCGGCACCGACGTGTGCTCCTGCTTCGCCGGAGCCGTACCGACCCTCCCGGTCCACGTCGGCGAACTCCAGGCCCCCTGCCTGGGCACCGACCTCCAGTCCTGGGACCCCAACGGCGGCCCCCTCGTCGACGAGGTCGGCGAACTCGTCGTCACCAACCCCATGCCGTCGATGCCCATCCACTTCTGGAACGACCCCGACGGCAGCCGCTACCACGACAGCTACTTCGACACCTACCCCGGCGTGTGGCGGCACGGCGACTGGATCACCGTCACCTCCCGCGGATCGGTCGTCATCCACGGCCGCTCCGACTCCACGCTCAACCGCCAGGGCGTCCGCATGGGATCCGCCGACATCTACGAAGCCGTCGAGCGGCTCCCCGAGATCAGGGAGTCCCTCGTCATCGGTATCGAGCAGCCCGACGGCGGCTACTGGATGCCCCTCTTCGTGCACCTGGCCCCTGGAGCCGTCCTCGACGAGGCCCTGCTCAGCCGCATCAAGCAGACGATCCGCGAGCAGTTGTCTCCGCGCCACGTCCCCGACGAGATCATCGAAGTACCCGGCGTCCCGCACACCCTCACCGGCAAGCGCATCGAGGTCCCCGTCAAGCGTCTCCTCCAGGGCACCCCGCTGGAGAAGGCGGTCAACCCGGGCTCCATCGACAACCTCGACCTGCTGAACTTCTACGAGGACCTGGCCCGCAAGCGCGCCTGA
- the glpK gene encoding glycerol kinase GlpK: protein MTDNSAKYVAAIDQGTTSSRCIVFNQDGAIVAVDQREHRQIFPKPGWVEHDATEIWSKTQAVVAGAIAKAGLRADQLSAMGITNQRETTLLWDRSTGKPVHNAIVWQDTRTAALCNQLGGQDGQDRFREQTGLPLATYFSGPKAAWLLDNVPDLRARAERGEIAFGTMDSWLIWNLTGGTDGGQHVTDVTNAGRTMLMNLETLQWDPSILSAMNIPEAMLPEIRSSSEVYGTAVGQLAGVPVASALGDQQAAVFGQACYDVGTAKNTYGTGSFLLLNTGDRPVPSKSGLLTTMGYKIGTEAPVYCLEGAIAITGALVQWFRDQLGIIRTADEIEPLAASVEDNGGSYIVPAFSGLFAPYWRSDARGVITGLTRYVTKAHLARAVLEATSWQTREVVDAMYQDSGVHITTLKVDGGMTKNNLLMQHQSDVLDVPVVRPKVSETTCLGAAYAAGLATGVWNDTDELKAHWQKDVEWTPNMEASVRDREYHNWRKAVEKSFGWEEGDS from the coding sequence ATGACGGACAACTCCGCGAAGTACGTCGCAGCCATCGACCAGGGCACCACGTCGAGCCGCTGCATCGTCTTCAACCAGGACGGCGCGATCGTCGCCGTGGACCAGCGTGAGCACCGCCAGATCTTCCCGAAGCCCGGCTGGGTGGAGCACGACGCCACCGAGATCTGGTCCAAGACGCAGGCGGTGGTGGCAGGGGCGATCGCCAAGGCCGGTCTGAGGGCCGACCAGCTGAGCGCGATGGGGATCACCAACCAGCGCGAGACGACCCTCCTGTGGGACCGCTCCACGGGCAAGCCGGTGCACAATGCCATCGTCTGGCAGGACACGCGCACGGCGGCGCTGTGCAACCAGCTGGGCGGCCAGGACGGGCAGGACCGCTTCCGCGAGCAGACGGGTCTGCCGCTGGCCACCTACTTCTCGGGCCCGAAGGCGGCCTGGCTGCTCGACAACGTGCCCGACCTCCGGGCGCGCGCCGAACGCGGCGAGATCGCCTTCGGCACGATGGACTCCTGGCTGATCTGGAACCTCACCGGCGGCACGGACGGCGGGCAGCACGTCACCGACGTGACCAACGCCGGGCGCACCATGCTGATGAACCTGGAGACCCTCCAGTGGGACCCCTCGATCCTCTCGGCCATGAACATCCCCGAGGCCATGCTGCCCGAGATCCGGTCCTCCTCCGAGGTGTACGGCACCGCCGTCGGGCAGCTCGCCGGTGTGCCCGTGGCCTCCGCGTTGGGCGACCAGCAGGCGGCCGTGTTCGGGCAGGCCTGCTATGACGTGGGCACCGCCAAGAACACGTACGGCACGGGAAGTTTCCTGCTGCTCAACACGGGCGACCGCCCGGTGCCGTCGAAGAGCGGACTGCTGACGACGATGGGGTACAAGATCGGCACCGAGGCGCCGGTCTACTGCCTGGAGGGCGCGATCGCCATCACGGGCGCGCTGGTGCAGTGGTTCCGGGACCAGCTCGGCATCATCCGGACGGCCGACGAGATCGAGCCCTTGGCGGCGAGCGTCGAGGACAACGGCGGCTCGTACATCGTGCCGGCGTTCTCCGGCCTGTTCGCGCCGTACTGGCGCTCCGACGCGCGTGGCGTGATCACCGGACTCACCAGGTACGTCACTAAGGCGCACCTCGCGCGCGCGGTGCTGGAGGCGACGAGCTGGCAGACCCGCGAGGTCGTGGACGCCATGTACCAGGACTCCGGGGTGCACATCACGACCCTCAAGGTCGACGGCGGCATGACGAAGAACAACCTGCTGATGCAGCACCAGTCGGACGTGCTCGACGTGCCGGTGGTGCGGCCCAAGGTCTCCGAGACGACCTGCCTGGGTGCCGCGTACGCGGCCGGTCTGGCCACCGGTGTGTGGAACGACACGGACGAGCTCAAGGCCCACTGGCAGAAGGACGTCGAGTGGACACCGAACATGGAGGCGTCGGTGCGGGACCGCGAGTACCACAACTGGCGCAAGGCCGTGGAGAAGAGCTTCGGCTGGGAGGAGGGCGACAGCTGA
- a CDS encoding NUDIX domain-containing protein, producing the protein MSENQHSASNSAPNSHCSSCGAPYGEGITGWPRTCPVCGAVAYRNPLPVAVALQPVYDTQGTALVVITRTIAPARGGIALPGGYIDDREDWRQAVIRELREETGIDAAGRDVRLADAMSSPDGHLLLFGLLPERPAEGLPSSAATDETSGWHLLRRPEELAFPLHTLAVRAWFEGRYI; encoded by the coding sequence GTGTCCGAGAATCAGCACTCCGCTTCCAACTCCGCGCCGAACTCCCACTGTTCGAGCTGCGGAGCGCCCTACGGAGAGGGCATCACCGGCTGGCCCCGCACCTGCCCGGTGTGCGGGGCCGTGGCCTACCGCAATCCACTCCCGGTCGCGGTGGCCCTCCAGCCCGTGTACGACACCCAGGGCACCGCCCTGGTCGTCATCACCCGAACCATCGCCCCCGCGCGCGGGGGGATCGCCCTGCCCGGTGGCTACATCGACGACCGCGAGGACTGGCGGCAGGCCGTCATACGCGAACTCCGGGAGGAAACCGGTATCGACGCGGCCGGCCGTGACGTACGGCTCGCCGACGCGATGAGCTCACCCGACGGTCACCTGTTGCTGTTCGGTCTCCTGCCGGAGCGGCCCGCCGAGGGCCTGCCCTCCTCCGCCGCCACGGACGAGACATCCGGCTGGCACCTCCTGCGCAGGCCCGAGGAACTCGCCTTCCCCCTGCACACCCTGGCCGTACGCGCCTGGTTCGAGGGCCGGTACATCTGA
- a CDS encoding GTP-binding protein: MIFGRSERGKPPVEPVTLKILVAGGFGVGKTTLVGAVSEIRPLRTEELLTEAGRPVDDTSGVEGKNTTTVAMDFGRITLREDLVLYLFGTPGQERFWFMWDELSEGALGAVVLADTRRLEDCFAAVDYFERRSIPFLVGVNCFEGAPRYPIEDVRQALDLDEGVPLMMCDARDRESVKEALIGVVQHAMAYAADRREAVTG, translated from the coding sequence ATGATCTTCGGGCGTTCTGAGCGCGGCAAGCCTCCGGTCGAGCCCGTCACGCTCAAGATCCTGGTGGCCGGCGGCTTCGGCGTGGGCAAGACCACGCTCGTCGGCGCGGTCAGCGAGATCAGGCCGCTGCGCACCGAGGAGCTGCTCACCGAGGCCGGGCGCCCGGTCGACGACACCAGCGGCGTGGAAGGCAAGAACACCACGACCGTGGCCATGGACTTCGGCCGCATCACCCTCCGCGAGGACCTCGTCCTCTACCTCTTCGGCACGCCCGGCCAGGAGCGGTTCTGGTTCATGTGGGACGAGCTCTCCGAGGGCGCCCTCGGAGCCGTCGTCCTCGCCGACACCCGCCGTCTGGAGGACTGCTTCGCCGCCGTCGACTACTTCGAGCGGCGCTCGATCCCCTTCCTCGTCGGCGTCAACTGCTTCGAGGGCGCTCCCCGTTACCCGATCGAGGACGTCCGCCAGGCCCTCGATTTGGACGAGGGCGTGCCGCTGATGATGTGCGACGCCCGTGACCGCGAGTCGGTGAAGGAGGCACTCATCGGCGTCGTCCAGCACGCCATGGCTTACGCGGCCGACCGCCGCGAGGCCGTCACCGGCTGA